A segment of the Pseudomonadota bacterium genome:
CTGAAGGGCGAGCACGCCGATGCACGGTGCGTCGGTCGTCACCACCCGCGGACCTGAAGCAGCTCAGACGGCTGAAGCGAAGAGATCTCGAGCCCCTTCATCGGGTCACCCAGGTTCCTCGAGACGCGAGCCAGAACGTCGGCTTCCTTGTGGAAAGTCGTCGCCTCGACGATGGCCTTGGCGCGACTCGCCGGATCAGATGATTTGAAGATGCCGCTGCCGACGAACACACCATCAGCACCGAGCCGCATCATGAGCGCGGCATCGGCCGGTGTGGCGATGCCACCCGCGGCGAAGTTGACCACCGGGAGACGCCCTTTCTCACGACACGCGAGTACGAGCTCGAGCGACGCACCGATGCTCTTGGCAAACGACGCAACCTCATCGTCGGGCATGCCTTGCAGACGGCGGATGTCGGCCATGATGGCGCGCATGTGGCGCACGGCCTCGACCACGTTGCCAGTTCCGGCTTCGCCCTTGGTGCGGATCATGGCCGCACCCTCGCTGATGCGGCGGAGGGCCTCGCCCAGATCGCGCGCACCGCAGACAAAGGGAACGCGGAAGGCGTTCTTGTTGATGTGATGCTGCTCATCTGC
Coding sequences within it:
- the pdxS gene encoding pyridoxal 5'-phosphate synthase lyase subunit PdxS, with translation RMSDPAMVQSIIDAVTIPVMAKARIGHFVEAEILEALGVDYIDESEVLTPADEQHHINKNAFRVPFVCGARDLGEALRRISEGAAMIRTKGEAGTGNVVEAVRHMRAIMADIRRLQGMPDDEVASFAKSIGASLELVLACREKGRLPVVNFAAGGIATPADAALMMRLGADGVFVGSGIFKSSDPASRAKAIVEATTFHKEADVLARVSRNLGDPMKGLEISSLQPSELLQVRGW